Proteins encoded in a region of the Oscillospiraceae bacterium MB24-C1 genome:
- a CDS encoding ATP-binding cassette domain-containing protein yields the protein MISVKNLKKSYENITPLKDITTEINRGEVISIIGPSGTGKSTLLRCLNRLETPTAGEIIIDGINITQKDCDIYKVRQKMGMVFQSFNLFAHLMVIENIMLGPTNLLKISQQEAFDEGMRLLRMVGLADKAYAYPDELSGGQKQRVAIARTLAMKPEIVLFDEPTSALDPTMVGEVLSVIRSLANEGLTMMIVTHEMKFARDVSTRVFYMDEGVIYENGTPQQIFENPQREKTRAFIKRLKIFKYEITSHDFDFIGLNTQIEEFGRKQLISQKQIHNIQLCFEELCVQNILPTLPKAFQITFSIEYSENEGSLILQIAYDGDTLNPMESGDEISIMLIKNLAKEIVYDCSDGRNSLKIKI from the coding sequence ATGATTTCAGTTAAAAACCTTAAAAAATCATATGAAAACATCACTCCGCTAAAGGATATTACAACCGAAATCAACCGCGGTGAGGTTATTTCGATTATAGGCCCATCAGGTACGGGCAAATCGACCTTGCTTCGCTGCCTTAACCGCTTAGAAACCCCCACCGCCGGTGAAATAATCATAGATGGCATCAATATCACCCAAAAGGATTGCGATATTTATAAAGTGCGCCAAAAAATGGGGATGGTGTTTCAGTCCTTCAATTTATTTGCGCACTTAATGGTAATTGAAAATATTATGCTTGGCCCTACCAATTTATTAAAGATAAGCCAGCAGGAAGCATTTGACGAAGGAATGCGCCTGCTTCGAATGGTTGGTCTGGCTGATAAAGCATACGCATACCCGGATGAACTTTCTGGTGGGCAAAAGCAACGTGTTGCAATTGCTCGTACGCTTGCTATGAAGCCCGAAATCGTACTGTTTGACGAGCCGACCAGTGCTCTCGACCCCACTATGGTGGGTGAAGTTTTGTCGGTCATACGTTCTCTTGCAAACGAGGGCCTCACGATGATGATTGTCACACATGAAATGAAGTTTGCCCGTGACGTTTCTACAAGAGTTTTCTATATGGATGAGGGGGTTATTTATGAAAATGGAACGCCCCAGCAAATTTTTGAAAACCCTCAGCGTGAAAAAACAAGAGCATTTATTAAACGGCTCAAGATTTTTAAATACGAAATTACGTCACATGATTTTGATTTTATCGGGCTCAATACCCAGATCGAAGAATTTGGTAGAAAGCAACTGATCTCACAAAAACAAATTCATAATATACAGTTATGCTTTGAGGAACTTTGCGTTCAAAACATTTTGCCAACTCTTCCAAAGGCATTCCAGATCACTTTTAGCATTGAATATTCAGAGAACGAAGGTAGCCTTATTCTGCAAATAGCGTATGATGGCGACACGCTTAATCCCATGGAATCCGGCGACGAGATTTCCATTATGCTGATCAAAAATCTAGCCAAGGAGATTGTATATGATTGCTCCGATGGTCGTAATAGTTTGAAAATCAAAATTTGA